In Arthrobacter sp. StoSoilB5, one genomic interval encodes:
- a CDS encoding Gfo/Idh/MocA family oxidoreductase has protein sequence MGKAHSNAWRNVASFFDVPAFEQKVLVGRDATQVAEAAAKYGWAESATDWRSVIERDDIDIVDICAPGWMHAEIAIAALEAGKHVLVEKPLANTLGEAELMTAAAARARAKGVQSMIGFNYRRVPALALARELIAEGRLGTIRHVRAAYLQDWLSDAESPMSWRLRKETAGSGALGDIASHAIDQIQYLTGQTILEASGVLKTFVSQRPGPGGLENVTVDDAVWATFWLTGDMGASVEASRVATGQKNSLSIEVYGTAGSLTFDLENLNELNFLDATAPVREQGFRRILVNEPEHPYMEAWWPQGHIIGWEHTFTHQIRDFLLAVQTREAPSPSFEDGLQVQRVLDAVEASAKNKSIITAVEHKSLITEGA, from the coding sequence ATGGGGAAGGCCCATTCGAATGCGTGGCGGAACGTGGCCAGTTTCTTCGATGTCCCGGCCTTCGAGCAGAAAGTGCTCGTGGGCCGGGACGCCACCCAGGTAGCCGAGGCCGCAGCCAAGTACGGCTGGGCAGAGTCCGCCACCGACTGGCGCTCCGTAATTGAACGCGACGACATCGACATCGTGGACATCTGCGCCCCGGGGTGGATGCACGCCGAAATCGCCATCGCCGCGCTCGAAGCCGGCAAGCACGTGCTGGTGGAGAAGCCGCTGGCGAACACTCTGGGTGAGGCGGAGCTGATGACAGCGGCTGCTGCCAGGGCCCGCGCCAAGGGGGTGCAGTCGATGATCGGTTTCAACTACCGTCGCGTTCCTGCCCTGGCTCTGGCCCGGGAGCTCATTGCCGAGGGCCGGCTCGGCACTATCCGGCACGTGCGCGCCGCGTACTTGCAGGACTGGCTCTCCGACGCCGAGTCCCCGATGAGTTGGCGGCTCCGGAAGGAAACGGCCGGTTCCGGTGCCCTCGGCGACATCGCTTCCCACGCCATCGACCAAATCCAGTACCTGACCGGGCAGACCATCCTCGAGGCATCGGGGGTGCTGAAAACGTTCGTGTCTCAGCGGCCCGGTCCGGGCGGTTTAGAAAACGTCACTGTGGACGACGCGGTATGGGCAACGTTCTGGCTTACCGGTGACATGGGCGCCTCGGTCGAAGCATCCCGCGTCGCGACCGGCCAGAAGAACAGCCTTTCGATCGAGGTCTACGGCACCGCAGGTTCCCTGACGTTCGACCTGGAAAACCTGAACGAACTGAACTTCCTGGACGCGACCGCACCTGTCCGTGAGCAGGGTTTCCGCCGGATCCTGGTCAATGAACCCGAACACCCCTATATGGAAGCGTGGTGGCCGCAGGGTCACATCATCGGCTGGGAACACACCTTCACGCACCAGATCCGGGACTTCCTTTTGGCCGTCCAGACCAGGGAGGCGCCGTCACCGTCGTTCGAAGACGGGCTGCAGGTCCAACGTGTCCTGGATGCTGTGGAAGCCTCAGCCAAGAACAAAAGCATCATTACCGCCGTCGAGCACAAGTCACTCATCACTGAAGGAGCCTGA